The stretch of DNA TCGCCAGCTTTTATACCGACTGGTTCCCCCGCGACACCAAACGCAGCGGCGCGTGGATGAACGGCCTGATGACGGGTGGCCCCCGTGCCAGTGTTAAAGGGGAGCAGGGTGTAGAACCCCACCTGGGCCTGATGTGCGGCAACATGACCCCCCCCAGCGGCGACACGCCCGCGCTGCTGTCTATCCGCGAGGTGGAAACCGTGTTCCACGAATTCGGCCACCTGCTGCACCACGCCCTCTCGCGTGTGCCAGTACGCAGCCTCAGCGGAACGCGTGTGGCCTGGGATTTTGTAGAGTTGCCCAGCCAGATCATGGAAAACTGGGTGGCCGAACGCGATGCGCTGGACTTGATCGCCGCCCACTGGCAGACTGGAGAACCCCTGCCCGCCGACCTGTTTGACCGCATGACCCGTGCCCGCAATTTCCGCGCCGCCAATACGTCTATGCGCCAGTACTCGTTTGGCCTGATGGATCTCACGCTGCACGTGGAATTTGACCCGGAAGGTGACGAAGACCCGATTGCGGTGGCCCGCGACGTGATGGCCCGCTTTTACCCCTACCCGCTGGCCGAAGACTACGCCCGCGCCGCGCAATTTGGGCACCTGTTCAGCAGTCCGGTGGGCTACGGCGCTGGCTACTACTCCTACAAGTGGGCCGAAGTGCTGGACGCCGACGCCTTCTCGCGCTTTGCCGCCGAGGGTATCTTCAACCGCGAAACGGGCCGCGCCTTCGTGGACGCCGTTCTGAGCCGGGGCAACAGCGCCGAAGCCGCGCAACTGTACCAGGAGTTCATGGGTCGTGGCCCAGATCCCGACGCCCTGCTGCGCCGCAGTGGATTACTCAAGGCCTAAGCTCAGCGTCTCATTTGGATGAGAGGACGGCGTTGCTCCGTGCAGCGTCGCCTTTTCTCATTTCCCCTGCCCAACTCCTCACAGCTCACACACAGCCTCAGCGTTTAGAATCCCTTCACATGCTTAAGGTTCCCTTTCGGCACATTCTGGGTCTTCTTGCGTTGGTCGCTTCTGCCAGCGCTGTTGCCCAGACCTCCGCAGAGTCGCAGTTGCTGGCCCGCCTGAACGCGGCGCGGGCACAGGGCGTGACCTGTCCCGGCAGTGGCCGCCGCCCCGCCGCCGGAGCCTTGGCCTTTAGCAACGCGCACGCGCATGCCGCCCGTCTCCAGGCCAACTACATGACCTCCAGCGGGCGCGTCAGCCATACGGGCGCAGGCGGAAGCACGCCCCAAATCCGCGCAGCCAGCAGCGGTGTGAATGCCGTCAGCGTCACCGAAATCATCTTTATGGGCACGGGCCTCAACCCGGAAGCGGCCATTCGGTGGTGGCTCAATTCTGCCGTGCACTGCTTCTGGATGAACGAG from Deinococcus sp. QL22 encodes:
- a CDS encoding CAP domain-containing protein, whose amino-acid sequence is MLKVPFRHILGLLALVASASAVAQTSAESQLLARLNAARAQGVTCPGSGRRPAAGALAFSNAHAHAARLQANYMTSSGRVSHTGAGGSTPQIRAASSGVNAVSVTEIIFMGTGLNPEAAIRWWLNSAVHCFWMNEARYTHAGASIVQGSRGTSYVVVLSSQPR